Proteins from one Chitinophaga oryzae genomic window:
- the lptB gene encoding LPS export ABC transporter ATP-binding protein codes for MALRIHTDQLVKRYGARTVVNHVSVEVSQGEIVGLLGPNGAGKTTSFYMVVGLIKPDEGNVYLDEVNITKLPMYKRAKMGIGYLPQEASVFRKLSVEDNIAAVLEMTDLKKAEQKDKLEALLSEFRLTHVRKSPGDVLSGGERRRTEIARALAVDPKFILLDEPFAGIDPIAVEDIQSIVAKLKYKNIGILITDHNVQETLSITDRAYLLFEGKILKSGSAEELAEDEQVRKVYLGQNFVLRRKNYLDEAAKQ; via the coding sequence TGTTGAGGTGTCCCAAGGGGAGATCGTAGGGCTGCTGGGCCCTAACGGAGCGGGTAAAACCACTTCCTTTTACATGGTAGTAGGGCTTATCAAGCCGGATGAAGGGAATGTTTACCTCGACGAGGTGAATATCACCAAGCTTCCCATGTATAAAAGGGCTAAAATGGGTATCGGCTATCTGCCGCAGGAGGCTTCCGTGTTCCGCAAACTCAGTGTGGAAGACAATATAGCCGCCGTGCTGGAGATGACCGACCTCAAAAAGGCGGAGCAGAAAGACAAGCTGGAGGCGCTGTTGAGCGAATTCCGCCTGACGCACGTCCGCAAGAGCCCCGGCGACGTACTGAGCGGTGGGGAACGCCGCCGTACCGAAATTGCCCGCGCCCTGGCTGTAGACCCTAAATTCATCCTGCTGGATGAACCCTTTGCCGGGATTGACCCCATTGCCGTGGAAGATATCCAGTCTATTGTAGCTAAACTGAAATATAAGAACATCGGTATCCTGATTACAGACCACAACGTACAGGAAACACTGTCTATTACCGACAGGGCTTATTTATTGTTTGAAGGAAAAATCCTGAAATCGGGGTCGGCAGAAGAACTGGCTGAAGATGAACAGGTAAGAAAAGTGTATCTTGGCCAGAATTTCGTTCTTCGCAGGAAGAATTACCTGGACGAAGCAGCTAAACAATAA